The Clostridia bacterium region TGCTTGATAAGTATGATTATGAGCTGCTAAAAGCAAATTGCTATATAATACACCCTTCAGCTGTTGTAAGGAAATCATTGTACATAAAAAATATGGGATACGATTTAGATTTTCATGTAGCATCTGATTGGGATTTTTGGAGCAGAAGCCTTAATGAAACCAACGGATACCTTCTTGCAAGGCCTTTGCTTATAAAAAGGTTGCATAAAAACAGCATATGGCAGAAATTAAGAAAGGATAAGACCCATGAACCATCTTATTTCAGGACACTTATAAAAAATAAATTCAGAATTAAAAGTCTAGAGCATGATTCAGGTGTTTTAAAGAAGAGATTGGATTTTCTGAAAGGTAAGAATGTAGTTATCTATCCATACAATAAAGAAGTTAACAATGTTGTTTTATTCAAGGATATGTTGGATTTTAGCATTGCAGGTGTTATCGACTATACAATTCTTGAAAACGGAGACCTTGGAGAGATTGTTTTTGGTGAAAAAAACGGCATTCCTATAGTTTCAGATGAGTTAAAGGCAAGGGAAATGATTAAAAACGCAGATGCACTTCTGCTTTTTGATGTACCTGAACCTGCTTATGATATGAAAAATTATTATACAAAAGCCGAGACAAGCAGGTTCTGGTATGAACTTTTTGACACAGCCCTGGAGAACTATAAACCAGTTTATTCTACCTCATACCTGTTAGGGGATATAGTAAAGGGAGAGTTTTATAAGGAAAAGGTAAAGAAAAGCGGTATCAGTTATTTTTATCCAGAAATTACTTATTCAGATTATATTGAAAATTATAGAGATGCTCAGGAATACGAATTCAGTTATGAGAAGTTCAAACCCAAACTTATATCTTTCTTTGCTATAGGGCCTAATATGGGTAAGTTTAGTTCGCAAATCATGTTAACGAACTTTCTGAAAAGTAATGGGCATAAGGTAAAGCATATTTCCACAGAGCCCTATGGAGATGTTTTTGGAAGCATAACAGCTTGCAATGAGAGGTTTGATGATTACCATTTCAAAAAGTGGTTCAGGGGACAATTGAATAAGCTTGACAAGCAAGGTTACGAGTACATTGTTACGGGAGGACAGGGAGACTTTTTTGTAGATGTATCACAGCGCTTGATAAACTGTGTTTTTCCAAGAAAAATTGATTGCGTTTTTCTCGTGGCAGGTATGGAAGAAGATCTTGAGCAAATAAAAACGATGGTAGCGAGAATTAGAAAAGAAGCTGACATATCTGCAATTATTCTTCCGATGTTTCGGGAAGTGAGCTTTCATAAGTATAAAAAGTATACAATGGATGAGTTTATATTTAAAAAGAGGGCTATAGAGAGAGAAACTAGCTTAGAAGTAATTGAGTTATACAACGACAAGAATGGTTTGGACAAGTTATATGGTATTGTTAATGGAAAGCATGATTTAGGGGGGGATATAATTGAAAAATGCTAAGAAAGCAGTACTATACCCGTTCAATAAAATAACTAGAGGATTAATAAGGTTTAAAGATTTAGCCAACATAGACATCGTGAAGGTTATTGATTTTACATTTAATATTGGAGAAGATGCAGGAATACAGGTGGATGGTAATCATTCGGGGATAAAAATTGTTGATTCGATTGAAAAAGGGCTTGAAGATGTGGATGTTCTAGTTTTAAATGACCCTGGTACGGCTATGGACTTCTTTATGGATTTTTATAAGAGCCATAAATTGGATGAGAAATGGAGAGAATTGGTTAGGGCTGCTCATAGGAAAGGGATAGAAATTATCAGTACAAACGTGATGGATGACGAAATTATAAATGCATGGTTGGCGGAGAATAACATAA contains the following coding sequences:
- a CDS encoding glycosyltransferase; the protein is MRTIKLELKDITETDVDNVRSIHLIYWLNGMGERHEEQVDYQCIDNGERKTIYVELKVPEKSVIDYYYKLITKDGEEIIRDFWGHYYSVGVGSYLKGLEKKYEKRKSGIIKEDRSSCALPRVSVIIPVFNNSKYLPLAIESIMAQNYRSFEVIIVNDGSSEDIDSIINNYSKTSNLKYIKLEKNSGCAYARNQGLKIARGEYVAWLDSDDVYMPDLLGSMVDILDKNEHIDAAFSHHYDYIPNENNLFIRTHLIWCPYCTNFDENDNPIPKPNDGDFCAYRLCSKCGGTGAIMLDKYDYELLKANCYIIHPSAVVRKSLYIKNMGYDLDFHVASDWDFWSRSLNETNGYLLARPLLIKRLHKNSIWQKLRKDKTHEPSYFRTLIKNKFRIKSLEHDSGVLKKRLDFLKGKNVVIYPYNKEVNNVVLFKDMLDFSIAGVIDYTILENGDLGEIVFGEKNGIPIVSDELKAREMIKNADALLLFDVPEPAYDMKNYYTKAETSRFWYELFDTALENYKPVYSTSYLLGDIVKGEFYKEKVKKSGISYFYPEITYSDYIENYRDAQEYEFSYEKFKPKLISFFAIGPNMGKFSSQIMLTNFLKSNGHKVKHISTEPYGDVFGSITACNERFDDYHFKKWFRGQLNKLDKQGYEYIVTGGQGDFFVDVSQRLINCVFPRKIDCVFLVAGMEEDLEQIKTMVARIRKEADISAIILPMFREVSFHKYKKYTMDEFIFKKRAIERETSLEVIELYNDKNGLDKLYGIVNGKHDLGGDIIEKC